ATCCCCACGGAAATGCTCACAAATCCATCTGACGCCGTTCGTGCGCAGGTCCTGCGAAACCACGTAGTCCTTATGGACGTACAAGTTCTCCGTGCTGGGCAGTCCATACTTGACTAGGTCGAGCAGATCAGTTGTGGTTGCCGAATCCCATTTCAGCGTCACAGTAGCACTAACTAAATCGAGGATCGGTGATAATACCAGCTCCCTGAATTTGTCGGCCCATGAAGTAGGACGATTCCACAAACGGGCCTCATGGTCTGTCCCAAAGGTGGATAACTTGTGGGAAAATATTAGAATTAAAATCTTACAAACATTTCTAACTTTTTCATATCGCTCACCATCGGATATAACTTGTGACGATGATGGTAGACATAGGGATCCCTTCGAATCTGCTGGAGCAGCTGCCTTATGGACGCCTCTTGTTGGACAAAGGCTCCACACACAAACCCGGTTACTCCCGCAAGGGCACATAAAGCCCACTGATGAACATTTGATTCGCTAAAGGACATAAGTGGGCCTTACAATAATTTCGTGTAGTGTTTCTTTGATGAAGTGTGTAATGTAACAATTTGTCGATATGTCAGTCGGAAGAAGATAGCCTGCTTGCAGttaagttaaatatatatttaacgatTGGGATCCCTCCACTAACTGAATTCGCGAAAAACTCGAGATTCACTTGGATAATTGCTGCCGAATAGGGCACTCCTTCTCAAACCATCGAAGAACTTGAGACCTGCGTAGTGCTCAATCTCCCGGATGTCGCAGAGAAACGATCGTAGTGGCAGACCATCTGGTATTGGAGCATTGGGCAGGACATAGCCCTCCATATAGGGTTTACCCAGGTGCAGTTTTGATTCCACCATGATCACCTTGAAGAAGTGCGTCGGAACTGCAACCATATTCAGTCCGATCATCTCGTACTCCACGGCCCACTTACCTCCCGGTCTTTGATTGGGCTTATATAGTGGACCAGTACACACGAAAACGGATCCAAATCGGTGGACCAGATTTCGAACATATTGTTCCAAGTTGTTCCACGCGCTTCGGTTGAAGCCCTGGCCCACTTGTGGGGCAATATTCGTTAGGAAAAACGTATCCTCGCAGTGATTCTGTTGCAGATGGTGATTTCCTGCGGCTGCCAAGTGTCCTCGGTCGAATCCAGATCTCCGATAGTCGCTCAGTTCCGATCGGAAGTTGGAGGGAACACTCAAATCCGGCTGGTATGGGTTGCGACCACGTCTGCCTCGATTCGGATGTATGCTGTCCGCCTGGAGGTGCTCGCACACCCAGTGGGCCACTCGGTTTCGGCGATCGTAGGATAGTACGAAGTCACTATACAGACGCAAGTCATCCAGGCCAGGGAACCCAAACTTCATGATCTGCCTCATCCGGTGATCGTCTTCATTATTGCTCTCAAAGAAAGTAAACTGGTTAGGGAAATTATTTTGGTGCAAGTGTTACTTATATTCTTTTACTACAGTATTGGTTACCACTTCATAAATTTTGGGACTGAGATAGTAGGCATAGGGATCCGTTTGTATTAGTTCCCGCAGGCGTTTTCTGGCATCTGTGTGCTGAAAATACATTCCACCCACGAAGGATGCACAGAGCGCAGTCACTCCCAGGACGAAACCCAGTCCCAGGAGCTGCCATTTTCGGTCCATGAAATGGGCTCTGTGAATTACCCctcaaaagcaaataaaacattGTTTATCTGAAGGATTTCTCATGGCCATCATTGTCTCCTtcaacatatatgtatttatattctATTTTGGAGAAATACTTGATGTGAGGGCACTGTGACTGTCTAAGGCATTAGTCATCGGCAACGTTAACGGATTTGTTAAAGGACCGTTTACTGAGGGGACAAATGAATTTGATGCTTGGGTGTTGACAAAGTTGCGGTCGAGTCCTTCAAAGAACCGTAGACCAGTAGCGTTTTCTATTTCCCGGACATCGCTGAGAAGCGTCTTCAGTTCGACATTGTTGTTCAGCGGAGAGTTGGGCATCACATAGGCCTCCGCATAGGGAATGGTATCGCCCGCGAACTTCTTATCAATGACCAGGATCTTGAAGAAATGGGTGGGTACGGCCACCATGGTTCTCTCCTCCGACTGGAACTCCAGGAACCAACTGTTCGACTTTAGCTCCCGGGGCAAGTAAATTGATCCGGTGTAGGCATACACGGTTCCATGTCGTTGACTCATCTCATGGACGTACTGCAGCAGTCGATCCCAGACAGTGAGATTGAACCCTCTGTTTAGAAAGGGCCTAATGTTGGACAGGAAAAATACCCTGGCTGCCTCCGACTGTCCAAATGCTCCAGCTGGAGCCACGGATGTGGAATCCCCGTAGACGACGCGATTGGACAGATCTACCCGCTCGCACATCCACAGAATCGCAGAGTTTCTTCGATCGAAAGAGGTCACAAAGTCAAAGGTCTCATTTATGGTGATATCATTGGTGCTGGGGAAGCCGTACTTCATGATCCCGCCCAGCTTGTGGCAGTCATCGGTATCCACGTCGAATTCTGAGTTATCAGGGCGCACAGCGAAAATTCCCAGCTATAGATATGTTTAAAGGGAGTAGAGTTcgctaatatatatattatctGAATCCTTAATCTATTTCCTTACCAGTGCGTACAGTTTCCTTCTGATAAAGTAGGCATGTGGGTTTCGTTGCTCCAATCGTCGAATCTTTCGCATGACATCGATGTGCTGATAGTAAGCTCCTAGTGCAAAAAACGATCCAGCAGTGGCCAGAATACCAATAATGCCCTTCACCGGCGCTTCCATCGATCCTTTATATCAAATCCTAGCAATTTTGTCTTATAAATTAGAAACAAATTCGAAATCGGTAACTTGTTTATTGTGCTGCAAGTAAAAGCTATGAGTTGTGTGTAGAAACTAACTTGGTTGTGCCTTAAATTTGAAAGTACTTCCCCCAAAAACCTGACTTTCCTGCAGTTAATCTTTAAAGTTTCCGTGTCCAAGTTCAGACCCGACTGCACTTGCCAACTGCATTAAGTCAATAGAAAAAGTTGCAGTCATCGTTGTAGAGCTAAAAACTAAAAGTCCCCAGGACAAAACATCCCCCATTCCCCCATTTGCTGCCCCCTTGAACCGCATAATAAGCGCTTTTTGGGGCTACGCCTGACTAAACCAAAAGCGGCGTCAAGATTTATTCTCGGAATCTCGTCGTACTTTGTTATGCTTAAAAATGTTAGTTGTGGATTTACAGTTTTTCCGTTTTGGCCAGAAAACTTTTCACCCTCCGCTCCGAAACTTTGATCGGTAGAGTGATGAAAAAGTGGACGAGCAAGGGAGGTGGGATGTTGAATTGTTGTTgccaaaactatttaaatttaaaccaTATTCCAATGAAGTTATTGAATTTTCCGATATaggcaaaaggcaaaaccCTTTCACTTAAATCTCTGCGAAACAGTCTTTAAGTTAAGCTCATTCCAAGCTGGGCAAAAACTTTTTCCGACACATGACAAGGGATTCAAAGTGCAGTAAATTTGTTCGGAATGGAAAACTGTGACCAAGTCTCTGAATTTTCCTTTTCCAGGAACCGAATTCAAATTTCACCCTCAGCCGCAGGAATTCTGCACCACATCCTTCATCCATTTCAGTTGGTCGCGAGGCATTGCcaattaatttccaacatcTAATTGGTggttggccaaatttattgGTCTCGTGGTGGATGGGCTGTTTGCCCTGCCCCCCCAGGATCTGTTTGCGTATTGATTGATGCCTGGAGGTCCTTGTGCCAATCTGAGGTGAACTGCATACCTTGTCGAGGGCTCAAGTAACTCGCTTTGCCCCTCGCGGATTTTCTAATCAACAAGGCAGCAGCccaaatttgcataattaaaacGTTTTCATGTGGCGCAGGTGGAAGGCAAGAAAGGCCACAAGAAAACCCACCCGCcccaattttccattttctttgcCAGCCGAAAAACTGACTCGCTAAGTGACTGAAAATTTGTCGCCTCATTTGAGTTTGGATTAATGAATTATGCACTCGGGGATGCTTAATTAAGCGGGTTTCGAATGTGATTAGGACCACGCAATTAGCCGATAGGTCTGAGCATTTTCGGGATCTGCGATAAGCATTCGCGCTGACTGACAGCCATAAAAACGTGGCCCCAGGATTCGGAAAACCATACTCATTACGCTGcctttttctgtattttacAGCAGGTCAACTTAATGGGGTAATTAACTTATCTGGGTTAAGAAAGGATGGATCGGTTAACCTTTTATGCGTGCCAATTAGCGCCAGAAGGGCTTATGGTTTTGTATAATCATAACAATTTGTCGGTTTTTTAAGGATATTTACTTAAAACTGCATAATACACTTATAATTTTCATgagtttttgttgttttaaacAGATAACAGCActttatatttctttatacCTCTAATTTTCAAGATCATCAGCCTGCTAACCTAATCGATACTCTCTATAAGGAAGTATAATGATCTAtgaggagagagagagagagagagagagagtgagcgaGCTGCGATGATCAGTTATCACTGGAGTGAGTAACCCACTGAGCGTAGACTTGGGGTCGCCGCGCTCTCCGCTCCGATTCGGAAAGTGGAGCTCGCAACGCTCGACCATCGAGAGATTGGCGGAGAGCTGTGTCAGTTGGTTGCGCACGCACCAGTCGACCGGTCAGATCTGCGGCTTATTCCGCCGGCGTTCGAAATTTATAACGGTGGAGATCGGTCATCGGACGCACTACACTCGATCGGTCAGAAGCCCCGAGGGAGATATCTTGGAACAGCCATGATCTCGCAGCTGGGACGGATTAGCATCATGAGTGCGGTGCTTTTGGCATTTGCGGCCATCGTATTTGGTGGGTAATATTCACACATTTCAAGGTCTTATCACAGATCTGTGtagaaattcatttgattgatatatttttggtttgcTTGCTATATCGTCTTTAACTAGCCAGCAGCTCGGAGAAAACCGAACTCGATCCCAATGCCACCTGCAACTACACGCTGGTGAAGAAGAAGACCTTGGGGGTGGATCCCTCGTTCTGGAAGAAGTTCTTCAAGCACCTCATACCCTTCACGAGTTCGAGGGGCAAAATGCAGTTCATACTCTTCAAGCGGGACTTCGCGGACTGCGGAAGGGAACTGTTCGTGGGCGATGTGGAAAACCTGAGGAACTCGGGCTTCGATGCACGTCATCAAACAAGGTAAGGGGGATTTCCGGGAAGATTAAAGCCCCGATCGAATGGGGAACTTTGCAGCGAAGTGAGTGTGCCACAATCAATTCATTACACTGAACGGTGAGATAATGGCTAAAAGCTGTACAAACCTTTCAGCTCGCAACAATTGACAGTGTATTTAGTATTCATAC
The sequence above is a segment of the Drosophila melanogaster chromosome 2L genome. Coding sequences within it:
- the Tengl2 gene encoding testis EndoG-Like 2, which encodes MDRKWQLLGLGFVLGVTALCASFVGGMYFQHTDARKRLRELIQTDPYAYYLSPKIYEVFTFFESNNEDDHRMRQIMKFGFPGLDDLRLYSDFVLSYDRRNRVAHWVCEHLQADSIHPNRGRRGRNPYQPDLSVPSNFRSELSDYRRSGFDRGHLAAAGNHHLQQNHCEDTFFLTNIAPQVGQGFNRSAWNNLEQYVRNLVHRFGSVFVCTGPLYKPNQRPGGKWAVEYEMIGLNMVAVPTHFFKVIMVESKLHLGKPYMEGYVLPNAPIPDGLPLRSFLCDIREIEHYAGLKFFDGLRRSALFGSNYPSESRVFREFS
- the Tengl1 gene encoding testis EndoG-Like 1, giving the protein MEAPVKGIIGILATAGSFFALGAYYQHIDVMRKIRRLEQRNPHAYFIRRKLYALLGIFAVRPDNSEFDVDTDDCHKLGGIMKYGFPSTNDITINETFDFVTSFDRRNSAILWMCERVDLSNRVVYGDSTSVAPAGAFGQSEAARVFFLSNIRPFLNRGFNLTVWDRLLQYVHEMSQRHGTVYAYTGSIYLPRELKSNSWFLEFQSEERTMVAVPTHFFKILVIDKKFAGDTIPYAEAYVMPNSPLNNNVELKTLLSDVREIENATGLRFFEGLDRNFVNTQASNSFVPSVNGPLTNPLTLPMTNALDSHSALTSSISPK